One genomic region from Sulfurimonas sp. encodes:
- a CDS encoding type II secretion system protein produces MKKAFTMLELVFVLIVIGILAAVISPQMRSTKLREAAIQVVSHIRYTQHLAMVDDRYGDNTAGVNDWYKKRWQLLFGSSASTNGNIAYSIFSDDGSDLTDYSKPNLNELALSPISGDKYLSGGYSGILDTDDARASKKMNIGEAYNISGVLFTGGCASATVKRLSFDHLGRPLRGTFNTYTQSYRNTATIGLIQTTCNIILINSEGNVTIAIEPETGYAHIVNS; encoded by the coding sequence GTGAAAAAAGCGTTTACAATGTTAGAGTTAGTTTTCGTACTGATAGTAATAGGTATTTTAGCAGCAGTAATATCCCCACAAATGAGATCTACTAAACTTAGAGAAGCAGCTATACAAGTTGTTTCTCATATCAGATACACTCAGCATCTTGCTATGGTTGATGATAGATATGGAGATAATACAGCTGGAGTGAATGATTGGTATAAGAAACGATGGCAACTTTTATTTGGAAGTTCTGCTAGTACAAATGGAAATATTGCATATTCTATTTTTTCAGATGATGGCTCAGATTTAACAGATTATTCAAAACCAAATTTAAATGAACTTGCTTTGAGCCCAATTAGTGGGGATAAGTATCTAAGTGGAGGATATTCTGGTATATTAGATACAGATGATGCAAGAGCTAGTAAAAAAATGAATATTGGAGAAGCATATAATATAAGTGGAGTTTTGTTTACTGGTGGGTGTGCTTCAGCAACCGTTAAGCGTCTTTCTTTTGACCATTTAGGACGACCACTAAGGGGAACATTTAACACATACACTCAGTCATATAGGAATACAGCCACGATTGGTCTAATTCAAACAACTTGCAATATAATTTTAATAAATTCAGAAGGTAATGTTACAATAGCAATAGAGCCAGAAACAGGCTATGCACATATAGTTAATAGTTAA
- a CDS encoding citrate/2-methylcitrate synthase, whose protein sequence is MTQLFTKDTQAIFWNNNKTAIQRMLDYDYTINRKTPSVAAIVAPTSNNKFERFFMGTDEVMIPLFKTTADAKSTHPSADVLLNFGSFRTAYDVTMEAMDIGGFSTIMVTAEGIPERLARKMNNRARTQGVNVIGPATVGAISPGAFKIANIGGTIENIINSKLHRAGSCGLVTRSGGLFNELGNIISINADGIAEGVAIGGDRFVGSVFIDNLLRMEKNPEVKYMVLLGEVGGTEEYKIIDAMKSGEITKPIIGWCIGTIAKHFSSDVQFGHAGASANADAETAATKNKAMADAGMYVPKSFNDLPAMIKKVYEELKAKGEIEEIIEKELKTIPKVRRTKEFICTISDDRGDECTYAGFPISSVATPETGKGIGDVISLLWFKKQYPKWATQFIETVMKTVADHGPAVSGAHNAKVTARAGKSVVEALVTGLLTIGPRFGGAIDGAAKYFKYADDNNLTPAEFLNYMKKEGVPIPGIGHRIKSLKNPDLRVEGLKKFAKEYFPSTPLLDYALTVEQLTTSKKENLILNVDGTIGILMVDMWRALNYPEFEIDEFVESGTLNSFFIVGRSIGFIGHILDEKRLAMPMYRHPMDDIFYDVQEAEEV, encoded by the coding sequence ATGACACAATTATTTACTAAAGACACACAAGCAATATTTTGGAATAATAATAAAACAGCAATACAAAGAATGCTAGATTATGATTACACAATCAACAGAAAAACCCCATCAGTTGCAGCGATAGTAGCACCAACAAGTAATAACAAGTTTGAGAGATTCTTTATGGGTACAGATGAAGTTATGATTCCTCTTTTTAAAACAACAGCAGATGCTAAAAGTACTCATCCAAGTGCAGATGTACTTTTAAATTTTGGTTCTTTTAGAACTGCGTATGATGTGACAATGGAGGCTATGGATATTGGTGGCTTTTCAACTATTATGGTTACAGCAGAAGGGATACCTGAAAGACTTGCAAGAAAAATGAACAATAGAGCAAGAACACAAGGTGTTAATGTAATAGGACCAGCAACAGTTGGTGCGATTTCTCCGGGTGCATTTAAAATTGCAAATATTGGCGGAACTATTGAAAATATCATAAATTCAAAACTGCATCGTGCAGGTTCTTGTGGATTAGTGACTCGTTCAGGCGGTTTGTTTAATGAGTTAGGTAATATCATTAGTATTAATGCCGATGGAATTGCAGAAGGTGTTGCTATTGGTGGAGATAGATTTGTTGGTTCTGTTTTTATAGACAACTTACTAAGAATGGAAAAAAATCCAGAAGTTAAATATATGGTTCTTTTAGGCGAAGTTGGTGGTACTGAAGAGTATAAAATCATAGATGCTATGAAATCAGGAGAAATTACAAAGCCTATTATAGGTTGGTGTATTGGAACTATCGCTAAACATTTTAGTAGTGATGTGCAGTTCGGTCATGCAGGTGCTAGTGCAAATGCAGATGCAGAAACAGCAGCTACCAAAAATAAAGCGATGGCAGATGCTGGTATGTATGTTCCTAAGTCATTTAATGATTTACCAGCAATGATTAAAAAAGTTTATGAAGAGCTAAAAGCTAAAGGTGAAATAGAAGAGATTATTGAGAAAGAATTAAAAACAATTCCAAAAGTTCGTAGAACTAAAGAATTTATTTGTACTATCTCTGATGATAGAGGAGATGAATGTACTTATGCAGGTTTCCCAATATCTAGTGTTGCTACTCCAGAAACGGGCAAAGGTATAGGTGATGTTATTTCACTTTTATGGTTTAAAAAACAGTATCCAAAATGGGCAACTCAGTTTATAGAAACGGTTATGAAAACTGTTGCTGATCATGGTCCTGCAGTTTCAGGTGCACATAATGCAAAAGTTACAGCAAGAGCTGGAAAGTCAGTTGTTGAAGCATTGGTAACTGGATTATTAACAATTGGTCCTAGATTTGGTGGAGCGATAGATGGAGCAGCTAAGTATTTTAAATATGCTGATGACAATAATCTTACACCTGCTGAATTTTTAAACTATATGAAAAAAGAAGGAGTTCCAATTCCTGGAATTGGACATAGAATTAAATCTCTTAAAAATCCAGATTTAAGAGTTGAAGGCTTGAAGAAGTTTGCAAAAGAGTATTTTCCTTCTACTCCGTTGTTGGATTATGCATTAACAGTTGAGCAATTAACAACATCAAAAAAAGAGAATTTAATTCTTAATGTTGATGGAACTATAGGGATATTAATGGTTGATATGTGGAGAGCATTAAATTATCCAGAATTTGAAATAGATGAGTTTGTAGAATCAGGTACATTAAATTCATTCTTTATAGTAGGAAGAAGTATAGGATTTATTGGACATATATTAGATGAAAAAAGACTTGCAATGCCAATGTATAGACATCCAATGGATGATATTTTTTATGATGTTCAAGAAGCAGAAGAAGTATAA
- a CDS encoding ATP citrate lyase citrate-binding domain-containing protein: protein MMKDAWGDIEYPTPFGMEDQTVEEKAIAMADSKSGASLKLTILNPMGRVWTMVAGGGASVVYADTIADFAEANGGSVADLANYGEYSGGPTTSETKFYADTVIDLMTRHKDPQGQDKILIIGGAIANFTDVAKTFTGIIQSFEENHEKIKEHNTKIYVRRGGPNYEIGLKNIKEAADRLGLNIEVYGPQTHVTDIVRMALEK from the coding sequence ATGATGAAAGATGCTTGGGGAGATATTGAATATCCAACCCCATTTGGTATGGAAGACCAAACAGTAGAAGAAAAAGCTATTGCGATGGCAGACAGTAAATCAGGAGCTTCATTAAAGCTTACTATTTTAAATCCTATGGGTAGAGTTTGGACTATGGTCGCTGGTGGTGGAGCGTCTGTTGTTTATGCAGATACTATCGCTGATTTTGCAGAGGCAAATGGCGGAAGTGTTGCAGATTTAGCCAATTATGGTGAGTATTCTGGTGGACCAACAACTAGTGAGACAAAATTTTATGCTGATACTGTTATTGATTTAATGACTAGACATAAAGATCCACAAGGGCAAGATAAGATTTTAATTATTGGTGGAGCAATAGCTAACTTTACAGATGTTGCAAAAACTTTCACAGGTATTATTCAATCTTTTGAAGAAAATCACGAAAAAATAAAAGAACATAATACAAAAATATATGTCCGTCGTGGAGGACCAAACTATGAGATAGGTCTTAAAAATATTAAAGAAGCAGCGGATAGATTAGGTTTAAACATAGAAGTTTATGGACCACAAACACATGTTACTGACATTGTTAGAATGGCATTAGAGAAGTAG
- a CDS encoding ATP-grasp domain-containing protein, producing MAQKAIREYDGKALFSKQWENYFSGFHYGFKSVLVSSGADLLAKSEEHGFEWLKQETLVAKPDMLFGKRGKNDLVLFKDKKVGDVTLEVAAAWIDEKISHTTTLLTGQHGTLTHFIVEPFVPHTQEQEYYICATCVDEDDVLYMSAEGGMEVEDGWDDKVNQVIIPIDMSDADMEHAVKANIPSEIPSNSKDCFTAFAISFFNFYRDMNFAYLEINPIVMLKDNNTAILDLVSKLDDTAGL from the coding sequence ATGGCTCAAAAAGCGATACGCGAATATGATGGTAAAGCACTTTTTTCCAAACAATGGGAAAATTATTTTAGTGGTTTCCATTATGGATTTAAATCAGTTTTAGTTTCTAGTGGAGCAGACCTACTTGCAAAATCTGAAGAACATGGTTTTGAATGGCTTAAACAAGAAACTTTAGTAGCAAAGCCAGATATGCTCTTTGGAAAAAGAGGTAAAAATGATTTAGTTCTGTTTAAAGATAAAAAAGTTGGTGATGTAACTTTAGAAGTAGCTGCTGCGTGGATTGATGAAAAAATATCACATACTACTACACTTTTAACAGGTCAACATGGAACTCTTACTCACTTTATTGTGGAACCATTTGTTCCTCATACACAAGAACAAGAATACTATATTTGCGCAACTTGTGTAGATGAAGATGATGTTTTATATATGTCAGCTGAAGGTGGTATGGAAGTTGAAGATGGTTGGGATGATAAAGTAAATCAAGTAATTATTCCGATTGATATGAGTGACGCGGATATGGAACATGCTGTTAAAGCAAACATTCCATCTGAAATCCCTTCAAATTCTAAAGATTGTTTTACAGCTTTCGCTATTTCATTTTTTAACTTTTATAGAGATATGAATTTTGCTTATTTGGAAATAAATCCAATAGTAATGTTAAAAGATAATAATACCGCAATCCTTGACTTAGTTTCAAAACTTGATGATACTGCAGGTTTATGA
- a CDS encoding aminodeoxychorismate/anthranilate synthase component II, translating into MILMIDNYDSFTYNIVQYCRELGADLKIIRNDEMSVKEIEKLAPEKIIISPGPASPNEAGVTLEVIDYFKDKLPILGICLGHQSIAQVFGGDVVRATNMMHGKTSTMNIVSECEIFKGLPKNFTATRYHSLIVDKKSLPSQIEPTVYSEDDNEIMAIKIKDKEIYGVQFHPESIMSEYGHEIIGNFLKL; encoded by the coding sequence ATGATTTTAATGATAGATAATTATGATAGTTTTACCTATAATATAGTTCAATATTGTAGAGAATTAGGTGCTGATTTGAAAATAATAAGAAATGATGAAATGAGTGTGAAAGAGATTGAAAAACTTGCTCCTGAGAAAATCATAATTTCTCCTGGTCCGGCATCTCCAAATGAAGCGGGTGTTACATTAGAAGTTATTGATTATTTTAAAGATAAATTGCCAATTCTTGGGATTTGTTTAGGACATCAAAGTATTGCTCAAGTTTTTGGTGGAGATGTTGTTCGTGCTACAAATATGATGCATGGTAAAACATCAACTATGAATATAGTTAGTGAGTGTGAAATTTTTAAAGGTTTACCAAAAAATTTTACAGCAACAAGATACCACTCTCTTATTGTAGATAAAAAATCTCTTCCAAGTCAAATAGAGCCAACAGTATATAGCGAAGATGACAATGAAATAATGGCAATAAAAATAAAAGATAAAGAAATATATGGCGTACAGTTTCATCCAGAGTCAATTATGAGTGAGTACGGTCATGAAATAATAGGAAATTTTTTAAAGTTATGA
- a CDS encoding AI-2E family transporter, producing the protein MGYFFIVFASVIIVLAGIKTASAIVVPFLLSLFIAIILSPLYAFINKKGVPSIISLIIVIGLFLIFLISVAKLIGNSAQEFSANIGFYEQQLSVVFHQFVELTTKYGIEIPEAEISSLVNTKQIMQFSSTIIQSIGSIFTNGFVILLSVIFMLLESQNFVSKILSISKDSALINNIQEITNKIKSYMVLKALISLFTGFIIWLSLYIVGTDYAFLWAVLAFMLNFIPNIGSIIAAVPAVLLTLIQLGSLSAIIVSGIYVGVNIIIGSVIEPKMMGKGLGLSTLVVFLSLLFWGWLLGMVGMLLSIPLTIMMKIILDEKENTRWIAVLLGSGDNLKVDNK; encoded by the coding sequence ATGGGATATTTTTTTATTGTTTTTGCAAGTGTTATTATTGTTTTAGCAGGAATTAAAACTGCTTCAGCGATTGTTGTTCCATTTTTACTTTCTTTATTTATTGCTATTATCCTTTCCCCATTGTATGCATTTATAAACAAAAAGGGAGTTCCAAGCATTATATCTTTGATAATAGTTATAGGCTTATTTTTAATTTTTTTAATTTCAGTAGCAAAACTTATAGGAAACTCAGCACAAGAGTTTAGCGCAAACATAGGCTTTTATGAACAACAACTATCAGTTGTATTTCATCAATTTGTGGAGTTAACAACAAAATACGGTATAGAAATACCAGAAGCTGAAATATCTAGTCTTGTTAACACAAAACAAATTATGCAATTTTCAAGCACTATCATTCAAAGTATTGGCTCAATATTTACAAATGGGTTTGTTATTCTTTTAAGCGTTATTTTTATGCTTTTAGAATCTCAAAATTTTGTTAGTAAAATTCTATCTATATCAAAAGATAGTGCTCTTATAAACAATATACAAGAAATCACAAATAAAATAAAAAGTTATATGGTTTTAAAAGCTCTTATCTCACTTTTTACAGGTTTTATAATTTGGTTATCACTTTATATTGTAGGTACTGATTATGCATTTCTTTGGGCAGTTTTAGCTTTTATGTTAAATTTCATTCCAAATATTGGTTCTATTATTGCAGCTGTTCCAGCAGTTTTACTGACACTCATTCAGCTAGGTTCACTAAGTGCAATTATTGTTAGTGGTATTTATGTTGGAGTAAATATTATTATAGGTTCTGTGATTGAGCCGAAAATGATGGGTAAAGGTTTAGGTCTTTCCACTTTAGTGGTATTTTTATCGTTACTATTTTGGGGTTGGTTACTTGGAATGGTAGGAATGTTACTTTCTATTCCACTAACAATAATGATGAAAATAATTTTAGATGAAAAAGAAAATACAAGATGGATAGCTGTACTTTTAGGTAGTGGAGATAACCTTAAAGTAGATAATAAGTAA
- a CDS encoding ABC transporter permease → MLVLVFSFSFLGSFFYRIDAYSLDSVSILLSPSFEHLLGTDRLGRDILARLIEGGKVSLIIGVGSAFISSIIGLVLGSMAGYFRGNVDKAFIITVDLFLTFPTFFLLLALVSYVNASALVLIVIISITGWMTTARLIRSESFKVTTQPYIKILNIAKVSKMKILFKYYAPILAPIYFVSFTFGVGGAILAESGLSFLGLGIVAPQMSWGTILSGGKEVIEIAWWVSFFPGLMIFLVTFSLINISNYLQQITNQKEIQG, encoded by the coding sequence TTGTTGGTCTTAGTTTTTTCATTTTCATTTTTAGGCTCTTTTTTTTATAGGATAGATGCCTATTCCTTAGATAGTGTATCTATACTATTATCTCCCTCTTTTGAACATTTACTCGGTACTGATAGATTAGGTAGAGATATTTTGGCTAGACTCATTGAAGGTGGAAAAGTATCTTTAATCATCGGTGTTGGAAGCGCTTTTATATCATCAATAATTGGACTTGTTTTAGGTTCAATGGCTGGTTATTTTAGAGGTAATGTTGATAAAGCATTTATAATCACAGTTGATTTATTTTTAACTTTTCCAACATTCTTTTTACTTCTAGCACTAGTAAGTTATGTAAATGCATCTGCCTTAGTTTTGATAGTTATTATTTCTATAACAGGTTGGATGACAACAGCAAGACTAATCCGTTCTGAGAGTTTTAAAGTTACAACTCAACCATATATCAAAATACTAAATATTGCTAAAGTAAGTAAGATGAAGATATTATTTAAATATTATGCTCCTATCTTAGCCCCTATATACTTTGTTAGTTTTACTTTTGGAGTTGGTGGTGCTATACTTGCAGAATCAGGACTTAGTTTTTTAGGTCTTGGGATTGTCGCTCCACAAATGAGTTGGGGAACAATTTTAAGTGGGGGAAAAGAAGTTATTGAGATTGCTTGGTGGGTTAGCTTTTTCCCAGGTTTGATGATATTTTTGGTTACTTTTTCACTTATAAACATTTCAAATTATCTTCAACAGATAACAAATCAAAAAGAGATACAAGGCTAA
- the flgK gene encoding flagellar hook-associated protein FlgK translates to MASIFNALHIGYSGLNLAQNGINTTGHNISNAETEGYTRQRVVTAAATPLNSAPGNVGNGATVMDIKRVFDNFVFDRYTSVSSDKEYSDFEKKTLEELSTYFPEIDGVGVKADLTKYYNMWQTFADNPDNDAIKLALATQTNTLTKHIAYTQDQVKKLQTRLNDQLAVNINEVNAIAKELAGLNKSIENAEAGKTYTANDLRDKRNVLERSLSRLIGAVTNSGQLESNIQIDSSSNTKTGSYTINVNGFNIVDGSSYHPIHIDNKNSEKGFYEVSYERQDGKLIPMAEKISGGVIGSILNLRGASLDSTSGMPTNGVIQSVISELDAFAKSMIESTNNIYARSATKKMESNTLTLNPSNSLTNSSYNVNEGEFSLIVYDIDGKIVARRIIKIDVATTMTGVAGSNSIQAQIEAQIDDNGDGNANNDIDDYIIFNWATYASGENALEFELDALKQSLGYTFSIEDTLKDASYDSGTNFAGAFGMSRYFDGNDAQSISLNANIKNNPTLISAGATPLAGDNVIALSMVQHQYEKFDFKVGGITYNETAYSMFDIIATDVGTQTNAAILRNETISTQFNAIQLEYYSVSKVSLDEEMTNLIKYQTSYGAAAKIITTIDQMMQTLLGIKA, encoded by the coding sequence ATGGCTTCGATATTTAATGCACTTCATATTGGTTACTCTGGTTTAAATTTAGCTCAAAATGGAATCAATACAACAGGACACAATATATCAAATGCTGAAACAGAGGGATATACAAGACAAAGAGTTGTAACAGCAGCTGCAACACCTCTTAATTCAGCTCCAGGTAATGTTGGGAATGGTGCAACTGTTATGGATATCAAAAGAGTTTTTGATAATTTTGTTTTTGATAGATACACCTCTGTTTCTTCAGACAAAGAGTATAGTGATTTTGAGAAAAAAACTTTGGAAGAACTTTCAACATATTTTCCAGAGATTGATGGTGTTGGAGTAAAGGCTGATTTAACAAAGTATTATAATATGTGGCAAACTTTTGCAGATAACCCAGACAATGATGCTATTAAATTAGCACTAGCAACTCAAACAAATACACTAACAAAGCATATTGCATATACTCAAGATCAAGTTAAAAAATTACAAACAAGATTAAATGATCAACTAGCAGTGAATATAAATGAAGTTAATGCAATAGCAAAAGAACTTGCAGGACTAAATAAATCAATAGAAAATGCAGAAGCAGGAAAAACTTATACAGCGAATGATTTAAGAGATAAAAGAAATGTATTGGAAAGAAGTTTATCAAGACTAATAGGTGCTGTAACAAACTCAGGACAATTAGAATCAAATATTCAAATCGATAGTTCTTCAAATACTAAAACAGGAAGTTATACAATAAATGTCAATGGATTTAACATAGTAGATGGAAGTTCGTACCATCCAATTCATATAGACAATAAAAATAGTGAAAAAGGTTTTTATGAAGTTTCATATGAAAGACAAGATGGAAAACTTATACCAATGGCAGAAAAAATATCTGGTGGTGTTATTGGTTCTATTTTAAATCTTCGTGGTGCTTCATTAGATTCAACGAGTGGAATGCCGACAAATGGGGTGATCCAAAGTGTTATTTCAGAGTTAGACGCTTTTGCAAAGAGTATGATTGAGTCAACAAATAATATATATGCAAGAAGTGCTACTAAAAAAATGGAATCAAATACTTTAACTTTGAATCCATCAAATTCTTTGACTAATTCATCTTATAATGTAAACGAAGGAGAATTTAGTCTTATTGTATATGATATTGATGGAAAAATTGTAGCAAGAAGAATTATTAAAATTGATGTAGCAACTACAATGACGGGAGTAGCTGGTTCAAACTCAATACAGGCGCAAATTGAAGCACAGATAGACGATAATGGTGATGGAAATGCAAATAACGATATAGATGATTATATTATATTTAATTGGGCTACTTATGCAAGTGGTGAAAATGCACTTGAATTTGAACTTGACGCACTTAAACAATCACTTGGTTATACATTTTCAATAGAAGATACTTTAAAAGATGCATCTTATGATTCAGGAACTAATTTTGCAGGTGCTTTTGGAATGAGTAGATATTTTGATGGAAATGATGCTCAAAGTATTAGCCTCAATGCAAATATAAAAAATAATCCAACTCTTATATCTGCTGGAGCAACACCATTAGCAGGGGACAATGTAATTGCACTTAGCATGGTTCAGCATCAATATGAAAAGTTTGATTTTAAAGTTGGTGGGATAACATATAATGAAACTGCTTATTCAATGTTTGATATTATTGCCACTGATGTTGGAACTCAAACAAATGCTGCAATACTTAGAAATGAAACAATTTCTACTCAGTTTAATGCAATACAGTTAGAATATTATTCAGTTTCAAAAGTTAGTCTAGATGAAGAGATGACAAATCTTATAAAATACCAAACTTCATATGGTGCGGCTGCAAAAATTATAACAACAATAGACCAAATGATGCAAACACTTTTAGGAATAAAAGCATAA
- a CDS encoding flagellar biosynthesis anti-sigma factor FlgM, translating to MISQLNSSAVRSAYASNFGESKETDKTQTNISKQGDTSKVERIKEALDSGEYKINLEALSQKIAEELLQV from the coding sequence ATGATTTCGCAACTAAATAGTTCAGCGGTTCGTAGTGCTTATGCTAGTAACTTTGGAGAATCCAAAGAAACTGACAAAACTCAGACGAATATTTCAAAACAAGGTGATACAAGCAAGGTGGAGAGAATTAAAGAAGCTCTTGATTCTGGTGAGTATAAGATTAACCTAGAAGCTCTTTCGCAAAAGATAGCCGAAGAGTTACTACAGGTTTAA
- a CDS encoding rod-binding protein: protein MYGTNSINMQAKLMTQNLAIPKIDSNLEDAKLKEQTDAFESIIIKMLMDNAMKDEKNLFSEQNDPGDKIYKSMYRDELAKASAGSFGFSEMLYDFLSRKN from the coding sequence ATGTACGGAACTAACTCAATTAATATGCAAGCTAAGTTAATGACACAAAACTTAGCAATTCCAAAAATTGATTCCAATTTAGAAGATGCAAAATTAAAGGAGCAAACAGATGCATTTGAGTCAATAATTATCAAAATGCTTATGGATAATGCGATGAAAGATGAGAAAAATCTTTTTTCAGAACAAAACGATCCAGGTGATAAAATATATAAGTCAATGTACAGAGATGAACTAGCAAAAGCAAGTGCTGGAAGCTTCGGGTTTTCTGAGATGTTGTACGATTTTTTATCTAGAAAAAATTGA
- a CDS encoding flagellar basal body P-ring protein FlgI, whose product MKTIILLLLAMTTVFATKITDVANVVGVRDNQIIGYSLVVGLKKTGDGTTSKFTLQSISNMLKAMNIDMNPIDIKSKNVAAVVVTGSLGAFARQGDKFDITVSSIGDAKSLEGGTLLMTPLKGVDGKIYALAQGSVSIGGKNSRGAGSESHPTSGIVFEGGYVEREIHIDLYHQEYVTLSLKEHNFRNSVAIQKAINNVYNTQVAVAMDPRTIRLKRPKNKSMIEFLAEIQDIDMVYTPKSRIIINERTGTIIAGVDIEVKPVVLTHGDITIKIIAQDTVSQPEGSMVVDKDLVIGLNQNEIYTKTGTTTVANVVRSLQKLGATPKDIISILEAMKVAGSIAAELKVI is encoded by the coding sequence ATGAAAACGATTATTTTACTACTACTTGCAATGACTACTGTTTTTGCTACAAAAATTACTGATGTTGCTAATGTTGTCGGAGTTCGTGATAATCAAATCATAGGTTACTCTTTGGTTGTTGGTCTTAAAAAAACTGGTGATGGTACAACATCTAAGTTTACTCTTCAGTCTATCTCAAACATGTTAAAAGCTATGAATATTGATATGAATCCAATCGATATAAAATCAAAAAATGTTGCGGCTGTTGTTGTAACTGGAAGCCTTGGAGCATTTGCTCGTCAAGGTGATAAGTTTGATATAACAGTTTCTTCTATTGGAGATGCAAAGTCTTTAGAAGGTGGAACACTTTTAATGACACCTTTAAAAGGGGTTGATGGTAAGATCTATGCACTTGCTCAAGGTTCTGTAAGTATTGGTGGTAAAAATTCTAGAGGTGCAGGAAGTGAATCTCATCCAACATCTGGCATCGTTTTTGAAGGTGGCTATGTAGAGCGTGAGATACATATTGACCTATACCATCAGGAGTATGTGACTTTATCTTTAAAAGAGCATAACTTTAGAAATAGTGTAGCAATTCAAAAAGCCATCAATAATGTTTATAACACTCAAGTTGCTGTTGCAATGGACCCTAGAACCATTAGGCTTAAAAGACCTAAAAACAAAAGTATGATAGAGTTTTTAGCAGAGATTCAAGATATAGATATGGTTTATACTCCAAAGAGTAGAATCATTATAAATGAGAGAACAGGAACAATTATAGCTGGAGTAGATATAGAAGTTAAACCAGTTGTTTTGACTCACGGAGATATAACTATAAAAATCATTGCTCAAGATACAGTTTCACAGCCTGAGGGCTCAATGGTTGTTGATAAAGATTTGGTTATTGGATTAAATCAAAATGAGATTTATACAAAAACAGGGACAACAACTGTGGCAAATGTAGTTCGTTCACTTCAAAAATTAGGAGCTACTCCTAAAGACATAATATCTATTTTAGAAGCTATGAAAGTTGCTGGTAGTATCGCAGCAGAATTAAAAGTAATATAA
- the rsmD gene encoding 16S rRNA (guanine(966)-N(2))-methyltransferase RsmD yields the protein MKSNKQLTKKIVSGKFKNTVLKLPSKITTRSSKSIVLESFFNTIQFDIIDATFVEVFSGSGSIGLEALSRGANNIIFMEKDKDVIKVLKENISKTDASACEIFSGDSFENIKAVISTLKKNNQIAYFYIDPPFSIREGMEDIYDKMLLLIKSIPTELSNLIIIEHMTGLEIPQNIGNYKKKKSKKFGNTTLTYLDANVE from the coding sequence ATGAAAAGTAATAAACAACTTACAAAAAAAATAGTTTCTGGTAAATTTAAAAATACAGTTTTAAAACTTCCATCAAAAATAACTACTCGTTCTTCAAAATCCATAGTTCTTGAATCTTTTTTTAATACTATTCAGTTTGATATCATAGATGCTACCTTTGTGGAAGTTTTTTCAGGAAGTGGCTCGATAGGACTTGAAGCCCTTAGTCGAGGAGCTAACAACATCATTTTTATGGAAAAAGACAAAGATGTCATAAAGGTTTTAAAAGAAAATATCTCAAAAACGGATGCATCTGCTTGTGAAATTTTTAGTGGAGATAGTTTTGAGAATATTAAAGCTGTGATTTCGACTTTAAAGAAAAATAATCAAATAGCATATTTTTACATCGACCCACCTTTTAGCATCCGAGAAGGTATGGAAGATATTTATGACAAAATGCTTTTACTTATAAAGTCTATTCCAACTGAGTTGTCAAACCTAATAATCATAGAACACATGACAGGTTTAGAAATACCACAAAACATAGGCAACTACAAAAAGAAAAAATCTAAAAAGTTTGGAAATACAACTCTTACCTATTTAGATGCTAATGTGGAATAG